From Coffea arabica cultivar ET-39 chromosome 2e, Coffea Arabica ET-39 HiFi, whole genome shotgun sequence, the proteins below share one genomic window:
- the LOC140036329 gene encoding uncharacterized protein — protein MVDPFQLDTFKNRFGFHLAVCNTSNKIWILWKADFAVNVLLNEDQLIHLAITHATWTGEVLCSFTYANCSQVGRRHLWSSLLSLSGTLTSKPWLVGGDFNIIADIEEYSVYAPQNLAAINEFAECVSGCGLKTMSALGSRYTWTGIRQGRRVWKLRSDRVLMNVAWQQQFSSSVLQHLNRTGSDHSPLLV, from the coding sequence ATGGTTGATCCATTCCAGCTTGACACTTTCAAAAACAGATTTGGTTTTCACCTTGCGGTCTGCAATACATCTAATAAAATCTGGATTTTATGGAAAGCTGATTTCGCTGTCAATGTCCTCCTCAACGAGGACCAACTTATTCACTTAGCAATCACTCATGCAACATGGACAGGAGAGGTCCTTTGCTCCTTTACTTACGCCAACTGTTCCCAGGTTGGTAGGCGACACCTCTGGTCAAGCCTGCTTTCGCTGTCAGGGACGCTAACCTCCAAACCATGGTTGGTGGGTGGCGATTTCAACATAATAGCAGACATAGAAGAATACTCGGTCTATGCGCCTCAGAATTTGGCGGCCATCAATGAGTTCGCTGAATGTGTCTCAGGCTGTGGGTTGAAAACTATGTCGGCCCTGGGGAGTCGTTACACTTGGACTGGTATTCGTCAAGGCCGTCGCGTCTGGAAGCTGCGTTCGGATCGTGTGTTGATGAACGTGGCTTGGCAGCAACAATTTTCTAGTTCGGTGCTGCAACACCTTAATAGAACAGGCTCAGATCACAGCCCCTTGCTAGTTTAG